Genomic window (Erythrolamprus reginae isolate rEryReg1 chromosome 3, rEryReg1.hap1, whole genome shotgun sequence):
AGATCCTGGAGCGCCTCCTGTTCCAACAGATTTGCAGAGTGAGCAAGAGGAAATATCCACCACTTCCAGTGACAGTCCCTTTCTACCTTTACGATCCCGCTCAGTTCTTCCATAGTGATTATTTTTCTTGAATAACTTTGAAAAGATAACATGCCACATGTTGCCTTATATAATTCTGCAGAAAATGTTTCATCTTTAAAATGTCTTATTGTACTTGGTTGCATTACTTTTGAAAACTGAAAGTAGGTGTTTTCCAAAAATATTCACGTTTAACTAATCATGAAGCTGCTTGTATTATGCAAATTATAACACAATCCTGTACATAGATATTCAGAAGTAAGCCCCCACTGATTTCAAAGGGATTTATAGGTAAGTAAACAGTGGCATTGCTATATTGAAAAACAATATGGGAATACTTAAAGGATTTAATATTTTTACACTTTAGTCAAAAGTTTACTACGTTCATTCAGTTCATAATGTCAGGCAACTTATTTTCTTCTTCCATAATGGAAGACAAAATAGTTGCAGAAATTATGTCATATACATACCTGATTCCTGTACTAAAAGATTTAACTGATTATTCAAATAAATCATGTGGACAATTATTTAGCACAAGAGAAACTCCAGATTGATGTTTGGAGTTATTTCTCTTAGGGTTATTACATTGGAATAAAGttttcaactgaacatttaatgTTTAGAAAATATTGCATTCTGTTTGAACAGAAGGATCAGGAAGTAATGAAAGAGGGGGAAATATCTTCGGAATTACAGTACTGTAAATATCTATGAAGATTGATTGGTCTCATATAGGTGCTCCTTGTTTAACAACTGCTTGTTCACTGACCATCTAAATGAGTGGTACTTAACCAATCCATGAAATTCTGGCTGTTGTGGCACCCCTACAGCCACCTGAATGTAATCCAGGCACTCAGCAACTGACCTAGATTTTCAATCATCACTGCATCCTTCAGTCCATGTTATCCCAATTTGCTAGCTGCCTGCCTGCTTCTGACAAAGTCGAGGGAGTTGGCAGTTGCAATAATTTGATGTCCTTGCTTAACATCCTTGTTTAACAGTGTAACTAGGGACTTCTGGAACTGCGGATAACTAAACACCATGGTCATGTAATTGCATCACTTGATGAAAAGTCCCAATTACTGCTTTTAAGCAAGGACTCTTTTATTCTGAATGATTGAATTCTCCGAGTATACTTTTGGAAAACTATAGCCATTAAGAAATCCCTTTTGAATTAGGGAGTTTATAAGATGCTAGGCATTAAATGTGTACAGTCCTTTAAGAAGTAGAGCTTAAAATATTTGTAGCATGCTTACTTGATAGTCAGTTTGAGCTCAGTGGAGCTCACTTCTAGAGGATATATTTTAAGTTTGCACTTTTACAATCTTGAGAATATTTGTATAATGAAACTTCTCAATTTCCATGCTTATTTCTCAAGGTGAAACAATGTTGTGTTGGATAAATAATTTCTATTATGCCATCTCAGGGAGTATAAAATCatatctcattttttttctcctcatgGCTTGATTGAGGTGCAACACTGTAAAGAGGAGATTCGTTTAAAAGCATATTTATTTTCAGGGTAGCATAAaagcatttcttttttatattttgccaTTTTTGTTTTTTGGCCAACAGGAAACAGTATTTTtagattaaatttaaattttactaGCCAAAAGCAAAACAACTTCCATTGGGCTTCTGGAACAgcaaacattttctttttaaaatgttcttctaCAACATTTTGGATGAAACTGCAGCCAGTTATCTAAATTAATCAAATAAGTAGCTTTGAAATCTATCTCACGGTGCTTTAGAACTTGTTCCCAGTTAGACATGCATAAGATTACAGCCCAGTATTTTAAGAAGACTATATCATGGGTGATAAGccttttggcttgcctgggccACATTCAGTAAAGAGGAATTGTCTTAgagcaaatataaaatatatacttaATGTATATAAATCATATAATGTTAAAAGCTTATAACCTTTTGGGGTCACGTTACTAGATATCCAGAGCTGAAATCTGTTCTATATGAATTCAGATTGGTGCTAAGTTGTGTTACAGAGTGCACTGCCCATGTTTCAGGATACAAAACTCTGTCAAGCCACAATCAAATCTAATTGATTTTCAGGTCGTCTGTAATTGACCATTTCTGTTATCAACTTTTAATGTCAAATGCTACCTCAGCTCAAACTTCCATTATGTTTTATAGAGGATGAATTTCCTTGTTTGACTACTAACTGCAGATGTTGCCAAATGtataagaaaataatgtatttgcATACTTATAGACTGATTGTCCCTATTACTTtgtcatattttcttttaaaaatttcctaGTGCCTTAGTACTGAAATTATATcagggttttctctctctctctattgtgcTTTTTTATGTATACCAAAACCAGTGTGAATTATTATAGATACATAATGAGAAATAACATACTGTTCTATTAAATTAATGTCTTTGAAAATCATTATATtcttaaatcatatttttaaatatatatactttatataaaacaatgttgaattgaaaaaatatttGGAAGTTTGGTTGCTGTTTAATGCTTTACAAATATTTACAAGTGAGCAATCTGTGAAGCATTtatataataaacttaattggttttttaaaaaacgttcAATAGTTTTACTTATACTATTAggaagcaattttaaaaataagtattttataaatacaTTCAAAACAGGTCCTTTGTTGCAGGTCACTTTGTAATTTTTGGATGTTTTGGATTAAAATTTGTCATCCAAGGACAAGATGGTTTTGCATGCAACCTAGatcccgtgcatgcacagaagaaactTCACTCACTTACCTCTTTCACTGCCTGGTTCCCAACAGGCTTAAACTATCTTAAAGATACTTTCTTTAAGAAAGCGTTTGTATGaactgttgttagttgcaaagtcatgtttgacccattgcgaccccatggacaatgttccttcctgttctctaccatccctcGGAGTCCATTAAATCTCACGCCGACTGCTTCATTGATTCCATTCACCCACCTCATTCTCTCTCGTCCCCTTctttttttgccctcaatctttcccagcattaggctcttctccagtgagtccttctttctcattaggcggccaaagtatttgagtttcatcttcatgatctgaccttctaaagagcagtcagggttgatctctaggactgaccagtttgatcatcCTGAAGTCTAAGCGACTCGCAGGATTCAATTCTTTTGCACTCAGTATTCTTTAtgatccaactttcacagccataaattgcaactgggaaaaccatggcCTTGACTATACACACGTTTATTGGAAGGGTGATGCctttgctttttagtatgctgtctaggttTTCCatagcttttttccccaggagcatcttttaatttcttgggtgtagtccccatctgcagtgatcttgaagcccaggaaaataaaatctgtcactacctccctttcttccccatctatttgccaggaattgagagagCCGGATGCcgtgatcttagttttcttaatgttgaattTCAAGacaacttttgcactctcctccTTCACCCGCATCAAGAGTCTCTAGCTCCTCTTTACTTTCTGCCATTggagtggtatcatctgcatatctgaggttgttgatatttcttcCGGAAATCTTAATTCCAACTTGTGATTCATCTGGCCCAGCCTTTCTCATCACATGCgctgcatataagttaaataggcagggTGACAGTATACCGCTTTGCCGAACTCCTTTctcaattttgaaccaatcagtggTTCCATGTCCAGTTCTCACTATTGTTTCTTGACCCGCAAataggtttctcaagagacaaataagatggtCTGATATTAACAGctctttaagaacttgccacaatTAGTTGTGATCTacacaatcaaaggctttagcagtcaatgaaatagaaatagatgtTTTTCTGAAActccctagctttctccatgatccaGAGTATGCTGGCAATTTGATCTGTAATTCCGCTGCCTCTTTGAAATTCTGCCTGTACTTCTAGTTCTCGGTCCACATAATGCTGGAGCCTAGCTTGTAGGATTTTGAGCATAACTTTACTAGTATGTGAAATGAGTACAATGGTGCagtagtttgaacattctttggcattgccttctttggaattggaatgtaaactgaCCTTTTCCAATCCTGAGGCCActgttaaagttttacaaatttgCTTGAAAATTGACTGCATTATTTTTTAAGATTTTGGATATCTCAGCTGGACTACTGTCCCCTCCACTGATGTGATGCCCATGTGTAGAGTTGTTTCTTGGGTTATTGGAAAAGAGTGACCATCATATTCTCTTGACAAAGTTCTACCAGCCTGTGCCCTGCTTTGTTTTGTACTCCAAGGTCAAACTTTCCTGTTATTCTGGTTATCTTTTCACTTCCTATTTTAGTGTTTCAAACCCCCATGGTGATTAGGACATCATTTTTTATGTTAATTCTAGAAGTTGACTGCTTCATAGAACCAGTCAACTTCATCCTCTTCAGCACCAGTAGTTGGGGCATAGATTTGGGCTACCGTGATGTTGAATGGTTTGCCTTGGATTCGGACTGAGATCATTTTATCATTTGGGGGATTGTATGCCAATACAGTACTGCTTTTCCTACTCTCCTATTGactgaagcagaggtgggttctaatttacattgctgccagtttgcttcctcctgcaccactTGGCCGTGCATCATGGGCCCACACCTGCTCAGGTCCAAAAAAATGCCCCCCCAAAGAAAGGCAAAACCAAGATTGTGATACATATACAgatgccaaaaatatttttactttagCACGTCCACCACAGATGTTAATATGTGCCAGATTTTtggttacatttccaacattgctggacatttttgaacattttggctaatctagcaggtggtaaatgccatctataaGACATATAAGTTTTCTTTATAAGAAGTTGCCATTGTATTCAAAGTCTTGTTGCTTATCACTTTTTAAGGTACGCCATCACTTTAAGCCATCATTTTAagctaccccgagtcttcagagaagggcggcatacaaatctaataaattattattattaaattataaattattattaaaaactgttgacatttatgtatgtatattttttattcaAGTCTATGTGTTTTGGCTTATTCCACTTGTTCTGTATGAAACAAAAGACCAGGCTCACTTTGGAGACATTCAACAAAGACCTAGTGCTCTAGAGAATTTCATTGTGTTAGGAAAGATAGAAATAAAGAGCAGAAGTCAATCAGCAGCAAGGTCAATGAATTCAATTAAAGCAGCAATGGGTTCAAAATCAGAAGAATCTGATTGGGGCGAAGGGGCAATCATCCTAAAGAAAACCAACCTATGTGGTGGTTAAGGCAAGTTTTGGGGAAGATATTCAAAAGGATTTGTCTTGAATGTCATTGGCTATGACACTGTCAAAGTACGAATTGTCACACTGCAGTCACTAAGAATTGTCACTGATTTGATGGCATTTAAGCAGGCAAACaagcaacaaaataaaattgttcTAGAATTACAGAATATCTTTTCTGGAAATGTCTGGATTTTCTCTTATTGCTGCATCCACATAAAATGGCAAATTTATGTGTTGGATTTGTTCAATTTCTGATAAAAATTGCTAATAATTACTTGCTTGTTCTTGATAATGCAATAAAATGCTTTCATTTCTTAGTGCTTGCTATCCAATTTTATCTTCGACCACAGTGATCATCCCTTGCTGCTTCCACACAACTCCtgagtaaataaaaaaataaataaagggaacacttaaataatacatcctagatctgaatgaatgaaatattctcactgaatactttgttctgtacaaagttgaatgtgcacaacagcatgtgaaattgactgtcaatcagtgtttcctaagtggacagtttgatttcacagaagtttgatttacttggcgttatattgtgttgtttaattgttccctttattattttgagcagtgtatatatagtgTATATATGGAAGAAGCAGTGTATATATGGAAGGATCTTATTGGTAAATATTGTAAAGGAATAAGGGGATTTCTTCAGTTCTACTCAAACGAATACAGCGAGAACTTTTCATACCACCCGTTTACAGAGACGTGCAGAAAAATATAACTGACTTGCATACTTTTtaatctgggctgcaaaaatgaGGACAACTACAAGGAGCGATGAAGAATTTTAAACCCGTGTTTTCATTTAGCAGCGGTCCGGATCTCTGCCGCCTATACGGCAGCCGTCTTTCGATGCTTTTCGACATTTAGAATGGATAAATGATCAAACTGAAGGTTCGGGGAAAAGATacaatattcttttttattatttttatttaaaattaaaatataaatgggTTATTAAACTCAAGAGTTTAATAAAGCTATGTCCGTATTAAATCCATGGGCGAGAAGAAGGGAATTCTTCCGAGCGGAGGCACGAATCCGGCCCGGGGACCCCTGGCAGGTAGTACATACAGGCTGAAGGGAACCAGAGAGGGTTCCCGCATAATGGCACGAACTCGGAACGTTCGTCTCGCGTGCGCCGTTTCCCGAGGACGGGTGTTGCGGTGGCACCAATCCTTGCCATGGCAGCAGCGAAGGGGAAAGATCCGCTCGGCTTCTTCGCGGCGTACGCTAGCGACAATAGCTCGAGCGGCGGCTCGGATGCCGAGGACGAGGAAGGCGCCGGCCGGGGGGCCAAGGGGTCTTCGCAGCAATCCCAGAACGGCAGCCCCGAGGGGAAATCGCGCTTGCCTGGGCCCGACGAGCTCTTCCGCAGCGTGAATCGCCCGGCTTTCCTGTATAACCCGCTGCATAAGGAGATCGATTGGGAGAGTCGGGTCCTGCGAGCTCCCGAAGAGGTAAGCAAAggttcttctagtccaggggtcaggaacctttttggctaagagagccgtaaacgccacatattttgaaatataattccgcgagagccgtacgtatctccctttctctctttctttctctctctctttctctccccctctctttgtctctttctatctctttctctccctccctctatctttctctttttatctctctctttctctttctctctctctctttctcccccttctctctgaagtggggagggccgggttggcaccaagggagctcgagacggggtgcaaaagcaaactactctgctggcccaggcccacatcggaaggaaggaaggaatggtaaaaggggcgatcaagagaggaatgggtgaatgaatggacggagggtgggaaggaaggaaggaaagagggaagggacaggaacagaggaagggtgcaaagaaagcaaggaaaggtgtgaaaggggagagtaagagaagaaggagtgaaagaagggaatgagggaggaaacaagggaggaaggagaaggaaagcaagaaatggagggagggaaggaagaaaggaaagaaagaaagaaagaaagggggaagggacaggaacagaggaaggaagcaaggaaacttatgaaaggggagagtaagagaggaaggactgaaggaagggagggagggaagaaggtaggaaggagaaagaaaagaagaaatagaggaagggaaggtaaaagagagaaagaaaaagagcaagaaagaaagaaagcaagagaaagaaagaatgaaagagaaataaaaatagagagggggaatgaaagaaatggaaggagggaaggaaggagagaaagaaagagaaagaaagaaagcaaaagaaagaaaaaagaatgaaagagcaagagagaaagaaagaaagaaagaaagaaaggcaacttcaaagaaaggctcactgagcatctctcactctctctctctttctatccctctttctttctctctcttcctttctatctctcc
Coding sequences:
- the C3H1orf52 gene encoding LOW QUALITY PROTEIN: UPF0690 protein C1orf52 homolog (The sequence of the model RefSeq protein was modified relative to this genomic sequence to represent the inferred CDS: deleted 2 bases in 2 codons; substituted 1 base at 1 genomic stop codon) — its product is MGEKKGILPSGGTNPARGPLAGSHTGXREPERVPANGTNSERSSRVRRFPRTGVAVAPILAMAAAKGKDPLGFFAAYASDNSSSGGSDAEDEEGAGRGAKGSSQQSQNGSPEGKSRLPGPDELFRSVNRPAFLYNPLHKEIDWESRVLRAPEEPPKEFKAWTTNAVPLPETYAIKEKKPPPPPERDMAIKWSNIYEDNGDDAPRHVNNAHFLPEEEQETVESDGENDEPSSAKKRKLNSDEQPKKKKQS